One stretch of Pseudomonas fluorescens Q2-87 DNA includes these proteins:
- a CDS encoding ABC transporter ATP-binding protein, which translates to MLKPLSHPRPQADALTVDGISFSYPNGHRVFSSFSLNAKPGEFVAILGPSGCGKTTLLNLLSGFVQPQSGRVTLNETAVRPERSELGYVFQAPQLFPWLSALENVRFGLRMSAQTDESQQRAQALQYLRLVGLESAAQRLPHQLSGGMQQRVSLARTLALEPSVLLMDEPFAALDAISRNSMNEETLRIWAELGQTVLFITHDIDEAVFLADRVIVLNIAPGGIHSELEIDLPRPRTHLKTRRLPAFLDYRNELMERIAYVMDAPHTTVHPTPRLELTA; encoded by the coding sequence ATGCTCAAACCACTTTCTCACCCAAGGCCGCAGGCCGACGCGTTGACGGTCGATGGCATCAGCTTCAGCTACCCCAACGGGCATCGGGTGTTTTCCTCGTTCAGCCTGAACGCCAAGCCCGGCGAGTTCGTCGCCATCCTCGGGCCGTCCGGCTGCGGGAAAACCACCTTGTTGAACCTGCTCTCAGGTTTCGTTCAGCCACAAAGCGGCCGGGTCACCCTCAACGAGACCGCGGTACGCCCGGAGCGTTCTGAGTTGGGGTATGTGTTCCAGGCGCCGCAACTGTTTCCCTGGTTGAGCGCCCTGGAAAACGTCCGTTTCGGCCTGCGGATGAGCGCCCAAACCGACGAATCGCAGCAGCGTGCGCAGGCATTGCAATACCTGCGCCTGGTCGGTCTGGAAAGTGCGGCGCAGCGGTTGCCGCACCAGCTTTCCGGCGGGATGCAGCAGCGTGTTTCCCTGGCCAGGACCCTGGCATTGGAACCCAGCGTCTTGCTGATGGACGAGCCGTTTGCCGCGCTCGACGCCATCAGCCGCAACAGCATGAACGAAGAGACCTTGCGCATCTGGGCCGAACTGGGCCAGACGGTGCTGTTCATCACTCACGACATCGATGAGGCGGTGTTCCTGGCCGATCGGGTCATCGTGCTCAACATCGCGCCTGGCGGTATTCATAGCGAGCTGGAGATCGATCTGCCGCGCCCTCGCACCCATCTGAAAACCCGTCGCCTGCCCGCGTTTCTCGATTACCGCAACGAGCTGATGGAGCGCATCGCCTACGTGATGGACGCGCCCCACACCACTGTTCACCCCACCCCTCGACTCGAGCTGACCGCATGA
- a CDS encoding GntR family transcriptional regulator, with protein sequence MSTSILRDSTTSLYEQIAHRLLEEIQRGDFEPSGKLPSEAQLGERFGVSRVTVRLAVGKLSDDGVVERKQGKGTFVAAKQVRHGLDALRSFHEALLLQGLQPSMRVLSHTLQPVPENLRGVFEATGDCLLLERLHLVDDEPIALGRSHLPAELGSVAWAEVEHQPIYSILESITGMAVTRADLAIRAQEADKSLASALHIKRGAALLVMERTSYFADGRCCDRTTFFIRPERYAFVLSGVFKSGSSG encoded by the coding sequence GTGTCCACGTCCATTCTGCGCGACAGCACCACCTCGCTTTACGAACAGATTGCCCATCGGTTGCTGGAGGAAATTCAACGCGGCGACTTCGAGCCCAGCGGCAAGCTGCCGTCCGAGGCGCAATTGGGCGAGCGGTTCGGGGTCAGCCGCGTCACGGTCCGCCTGGCGGTGGGCAAGCTCAGCGATGACGGCGTGGTGGAACGCAAACAGGGCAAAGGCACCTTTGTCGCGGCCAAGCAGGTACGCCACGGCCTCGATGCGTTGCGCAGCTTTCATGAGGCGTTGTTGTTGCAGGGCTTGCAACCGAGCATGCGGGTGCTCAGCCATACCTTGCAGCCTGTTCCAGAAAACCTGCGCGGGGTGTTCGAAGCGACGGGCGACTGCCTGCTGCTGGAGCGCCTGCACCTGGTCGACGATGAACCTATCGCCCTGGGACGCAGTCACCTGCCCGCCGAGCTGGGCAGCGTGGCCTGGGCGGAAGTCGAACACCAACCGATCTACTCCATCCTCGAGTCAATCACCGGCATGGCGGTCACCCGCGCCGACCTGGCCATCCGTGCTCAAGAAGCCGACAAGAGCTTGGCCAGCGCGCTGCACATCAAGCGCGGGGCCGCGTTGTTGGTCATGGAGCGCACGTCCTATTTTGCCGATGGCCGCTGCTGCGACCGCACGACGTTCTTTATCCGCCCGGAGCGCTACGCCTTCGTCCTCAGCGGGGTGTTCAAATCCGGTTCGAGCGGTTGA
- a CDS encoding transglutaminase family protein: MKLSIRHDTTYSYADEVCTSIQFLRLTPKDSQRQRILEWHLELPRLVRSQIDPYGNILHVMTMDEPHGALVLTAYGQVQIDQTVEKETDSQSPLPFLRTSRLTQADDVLSAFALEQCGARRDRAALTDLMNALAARMPYSPGTTAVSSTAAEAFAGGTGVCQDHTHAFLACARSLGIPARYVSGYLCTEDESHLASHAWAEAWLDDGWYSFDVTNRLTRPDRHLKLAVGLDYLDACPVRGMRRGGGAEQMQARVQVNSMVQVQH; the protein is encoded by the coding sequence ATGAAACTGTCCATACGCCACGACACCACTTATAGCTATGCCGATGAGGTGTGCACCAGCATCCAGTTCCTGCGCTTGACGCCCAAGGACAGCCAGCGCCAACGCATTCTTGAATGGCACTTGGAGCTGCCGCGGTTGGTGCGCAGCCAGATCGACCCCTACGGCAATATCCTGCACGTGATGACCATGGACGAACCCCACGGCGCCTTGGTGCTGACGGCTTATGGTCAGGTGCAGATCGATCAGACCGTGGAGAAGGAGACAGACAGCCAGTCGCCATTGCCGTTTCTGCGCACCAGCCGCCTGACCCAGGCCGATGACGTGCTCAGCGCGTTTGCCTTGGAGCAGTGCGGGGCACGGCGTGATCGTGCGGCGCTCACCGACTTGATGAACGCCCTGGCGGCACGCATGCCCTACAGCCCTGGCACGACGGCGGTCAGCAGCACGGCCGCCGAGGCGTTTGCCGGTGGGACGGGGGTTTGCCAGGACCATACCCACGCGTTCCTGGCATGCGCGCGCAGCCTGGGTATCCCGGCGCGTTATGTCTCCGGTTATTTGTGCACCGAAGATGAGAGCCACCTGGCGAGCCACGCTTGGGCTGAAGCCTGGCTGGATGACGGCTGGTACAGTTTCGACGTGACCAATCGCCTGACCCGTCCCGACCGCCACCTGAAACTGGCGGTCGGCCTGGACTACCTCGACGCCTGCCCGGTACGCGGCATGCGCCGAGGCGGCGGGGCAGAGCAGATGCAGGCGCGGGTCCAGGTGAACTCGATGGTGCAGGTGCAGCACTGA
- a CDS encoding alpha-E domain-containing protein, translated as MLSRTASDLYWMSRYLERAENLARMLEVSYSLSLMPQAGRSDGHAELAMSLLAAGTLDDYNARYDALNSERMLHFFALDETNPGSIYSCLRAARANAHAVRGRITADMWENINATWLEMRNIASNGLGRYGISHFCEWVKERSHLFRGATSGTIMRNDAYCFIRLGTFIERADNTLRLLDARYEMFGEESEEVSDNSARGYYQWSALLRALSSFEAFNEIYRNAPNAEQVSEMLLLRADVPRSLHACIEELDHILASLPGNNGRPAQRLAAELNARLRYSGIDEILASGLHQWLTELIDQIRHLGQTVHESYLEVV; from the coding sequence ATGCTTTCAAGAACCGCTTCGGACCTCTATTGGATGTCCCGCTACCTGGAGCGCGCCGAGAACCTGGCGCGCATGCTTGAAGTCAGTTATTCGTTGTCGCTGATGCCTCAGGCCGGACGCAGCGATGGTCATGCCGAACTGGCAATGTCGCTGTTGGCGGCTGGCACGCTGGATGACTACAACGCGCGTTATGACGCCCTCAACAGCGAGCGCATGCTGCATTTCTTTGCCCTGGATGAAACCAATCCCGGCAGTATCTACAGCTGCCTGCGGGCGGCACGGGCCAATGCCCATGCGGTGCGTGGACGCATCACTGCCGACATGTGGGAGAACATCAACGCCACCTGGCTGGAGATGCGCAACATCGCCAGCAACGGGCTGGGCCGCTACGGCATCAGCCATTTCTGCGAATGGGTCAAGGAGCGCTCGCACCTGTTCCGCGGCGCGACGTCGGGCACGATCATGCGCAACGACGCCTACTGCTTCATTCGCCTCGGGACCTTTATCGAGCGGGCGGACAACACTTTGCGCCTGCTCGACGCGCGCTACGAAATGTTTGGCGAGGAGTCGGAAGAGGTCAGCGACAACTCGGCACGCGGTTACTACCAGTGGAGCGCCTTGCTGCGGGCCTTGTCTTCGTTCGAGGCGTTCAACGAGATCTACCGTAACGCGCCCAACGCCGAACAGGTCTCGGAAATGCTCTTGCTGCGGGCCGACGTACCGCGTTCGCTGCACGCCTGCATCGAGGAGCTGGACCACATCCTCGCCAGCCTGCCCGGCAACAACGGCAGGCCGGCGCAACGCCTGGCCGCTGAGCTGAACGCACGCCTGCGTTATTCCGGAATCGATGAGATCCTCGCGTCGGGCCTGCATCAATGGCTGACCGAACTGATCGACCAGATCCGCCACTTGGGCCAGACCGTTCACGAGTCTTACTTGGAGGTCGTATGA